From a region of the Sporosarcina ureilytica genome:
- a CDS encoding amino acid ABC transporter ATP-binding protein — protein MLEVIGVHKSFGSNEVLKGVDIQINKGDVVVILGPSGSGKTTLLRCINFLETADQGKVMLGDTELDLNAASRKQIHEVRQKIAFVFQNYNLFNNKTALENVTEGLIIGRKIPRKEANDIGKKALDKVGLSDKYDAYPSELSGGQQQRVGIARAVSLNPSIILFDEPTSALDPEWVGEVLTVMKNIAEEGTTMLVVTHEMSFAKEVANKVIFMDAGVVVEEGTSEEIFNRPKEERTQQFLRRVLPEDYTYYI, from the coding sequence ATGTTAGAAGTTATAGGCGTTCACAAATCATTTGGTAGCAATGAAGTTTTAAAAGGTGTCGATATTCAAATTAATAAAGGAGACGTTGTTGTAATACTAGGTCCTAGTGGTTCGGGGAAGACGACATTACTTAGATGTATCAATTTTTTAGAAACTGCCGATCAAGGAAAAGTGATGTTAGGTGACACTGAATTAGATTTAAATGCAGCTTCTAGAAAACAAATTCACGAAGTAAGGCAAAAAATCGCTTTCGTCTTTCAAAATTATAATTTATTTAATAATAAAACAGCGTTAGAAAACGTGACAGAAGGCTTAATTATTGGCAGAAAGATTCCGAGAAAAGAAGCGAATGATATTGGGAAAAAAGCTTTGGATAAGGTTGGATTATCCGATAAATATGACGCCTATCCAAGTGAATTATCAGGCGGACAGCAGCAAAGAGTTGGCATTGCGAGAGCTGTTTCATTAAATCCGTCGATTATTTTATTTGATGAGCCTACGTCAGCACTTGATCCAGAATGGGTTGGGGAAGTGCTCACTGTTATGAAAAACATTGCTGAAGAAGGAACAACAATGCTTGTTGTTACACACGAGATGTCATTTGCAAAAGAGGTTGCGAACAAAGTGATCTTTATGGATGCCGGCGTAGTTGTTGAAGAAGGGACCTCTGAGGAGATATTTAATAGACCTAAAGAAGAGAGAACACAACAATTTTTAAGGAGAGTATTACCCGAGGATTATACTTATTATATATAG
- the efp gene encoding elongation factor P: MISVNDFRTGSTIEVDGDIWRVIEFQHVKPGKGAAFVRTKLRNLRNGNINEKTFRGGERVKRAQIDNIKMQYLYANGSDHVFMNNETYDQIELPETQLEYELKFLKEGMEVHVIQFQGEVLGVQLPITVELEVTETEPGIKGDTASGGSKPATVETGLTVQVPFFVNQGDVLVINTEEGEYVSRA, translated from the coding sequence ATGATTTCAGTGAACGATTTTAGAACAGGCTCGACAATTGAAGTGGACGGTGACATTTGGCGTGTAATCGAATTCCAACACGTTAAACCAGGAAAAGGAGCTGCTTTCGTTCGTACGAAGCTTCGTAACTTACGTAATGGGAATATTAACGAGAAAACATTCCGCGGCGGCGAGCGAGTAAAAAGAGCTCAAATTGATAATATTAAAATGCAATATTTATATGCGAACGGCTCTGACCATGTATTCATGAATAATGAAACGTATGACCAAATCGAATTGCCTGAAACGCAACTCGAGTATGAGTTGAAATTCCTTAAAGAAGGAATGGAAGTTCATGTCATTCAATTCCAGGGAGAAGTGCTTGGTGTTCAACTACCAATTACAGTTGAGCTTGAAGTAACTGAAACTGAGCCGGGCATCAAAGGTGACACGGCAAGCGGTGGTTCGAAGCCAGCTACAGTAGAAACGGGCTTAACAGTACAAGTACCATTTTTCGTGAACCAAGGGGATGTCCTTGTGATCAATACAGAAGAAGGCGAATACGTTTCACGCGCCTAA
- a CDS encoding SpoIIIAC/SpoIIIAD family protein, with translation MELNDLLRIAGIGLVIGILHVFFEQTGKKDFSFYLFIFAYIYITAELLRFLRVFFIEISEFFQWLAMSF, from the coding sequence ATGGAGCTTAACGATTTACTTAGAATAGCCGGTATTGGTTTGGTCATCGGGATTTTACATGTGTTTTTTGAGCAGACAGGAAAGAAGGACTTTTCTTTTTATCTATTTATCTTTGCGTACATTTATATAACAGCTGAGCTCCTACGCTTTCTGAGAGTGTTTTTTATTGAGATATCCGAATTTTTTCAATGGTTAGCGATGTCGTTCTAA
- a CDS encoding amino acid ABC transporter permease, with protein sequence MSDGLNYKFLWETFFVALSGVPITLLVTAVALAIALPAGFLLAISRINKIPILYRLAQAYVSFVRGTPIIIQIFIVYSSVPLLLDLFFKKYSIGIHVYDVNPIWYAFIVFSLNTTAILIEVFRSAINTVDKGQLEAAQSVGLTNFQAYRRIIIPQTLVVSMPNICTATVNLIKATSLGYAMSLQEITLKAKVAANVGYNYVEAYLDIFLVYLILCSVVEYGFKLYEKRLSRYKLTVA encoded by the coding sequence TTGTCGGATGGTTTAAATTATAAATTTTTATGGGAAACATTCTTTGTTGCTTTATCAGGGGTTCCGATAACCTTACTTGTGACAGCTGTTGCGTTAGCGATTGCATTACCTGCGGGATTTTTACTTGCTATATCCAGAATTAATAAAATCCCTATTTTATATCGGCTAGCACAGGCATATGTTTCCTTTGTAAGAGGAACCCCAATCATCATTCAAATCTTTATAGTGTATAGCAGTGTACCTTTGTTACTCGATTTGTTTTTTAAAAAATATAGCATAGGCATACATGTTTATGATGTAAACCCGATTTGGTATGCGTTTATCGTATTTTCATTGAATACGACAGCAATATTGATTGAAGTATTTCGCTCAGCCATCAATACGGTGGATAAAGGTCAATTAGAAGCAGCACAATCTGTTGGATTAACAAATTTTCAAGCATATAGACGAATTATCATTCCGCAGACGCTCGTTGTATCGATGCCGAATATTTGTACAGCAACAGTAAATCTCATAAAAGCAACTTCACTTGGATATGCGATGTCCTTACAAGAAATTACGCTCAAAGCGAAAGTTGCGGCGAATGTTGGCTACAATTATGTAGAAGCGTACCTTGATATATTTCTAGTCTATTTAATTTTATGTAGTGTCGTAGAATATGGCTTTAAATTGTATGAAAAACGATTATCGCGATATAAGTTAACAGTTGCTTGA
- a CDS encoding M24 family metallopeptidase produces the protein MRNLKLENLRKQLENEQIDALLITNPYNRRYMTEFTGTAGVALVSAKDAVFITDFRYTEQAEKEIKGYRIVQHTKTIIEEVATQVKNMNVKTVGFEKDDLSFGLYELYNKEIEAELKPVSGIVEKLRMVKTAEELAILQQAAKIADDAFQHIIDYIRPGITELDVSNELEFFMRKQGATSSSFSIIVASGLRSALPHGVATDKVIESGDFVTLDYGALYNGYISDITRTIAVGEPSEKLKEIYAVTLEAQERALKQIKPGMTGIEADQIARDYIASKGYGEAFGHSTGHGIGLEVHEGPALSFRSETVLEPNMVVTVEPGIYLPEIGGVRIEDDIVITEDGNKRLTFATKELLIL, from the coding sequence ATGAGAAATTTGAAATTAGAAAATTTACGTAAACAATTGGAAAATGAACAAATTGATGCCTTGCTTATTACGAACCCTTATAACCGTCGCTATATGACCGAATTTACGGGGACAGCTGGCGTTGCGCTTGTTTCGGCAAAAGATGCGGTATTTATTACAGATTTCAGGTATACTGAACAAGCGGAAAAAGAAATCAAAGGGTATCGTATCGTTCAACATACGAAAACAATCATTGAAGAAGTAGCAACGCAAGTAAAAAACATGAATGTCAAAACAGTCGGATTCGAGAAGGATGACTTATCATTCGGTCTCTACGAATTATACAATAAAGAAATTGAGGCAGAATTAAAACCTGTCTCAGGAATTGTTGAAAAGCTTCGTATGGTCAAAACTGCCGAGGAGCTTGCGATTTTACAACAAGCAGCTAAAATTGCGGATGACGCATTCCAACATATTATTGACTATATTCGACCGGGCATTACAGAGCTTGACGTTTCAAATGAATTAGAGTTTTTCATGAGAAAACAAGGGGCCACTTCTTCTTCGTTTTCAATTATTGTGGCGTCGGGATTAAGAAGTGCACTTCCTCATGGTGTCGCAACAGATAAAGTGATTGAGTCGGGAGACTTCGTCACATTGGATTACGGAGCGCTTTACAACGGGTATATTTCTGATATTACAAGAACGATTGCTGTCGGAGAACCATCTGAAAAGCTAAAGGAAATTTATGCGGTAACGCTTGAGGCACAGGAACGCGCTTTAAAACAAATTAAACCGGGTATGACAGGTATTGAGGCGGATCAAATTGCTAGAGATTATATTGCATCTAAAGGATATGGCGAAGCATTTGGGCACTCCACAGGACATGGTATCGGACTCGAAGTACATGAAGGACCTGCATTATCATTCAGATCCGAAACTGTTTTAGAACCAAATATGGTTGTGACAGTAGAGCCTGGTATTTACTTACCGGAAATTGGCGGCGTTCGTATTGAAGATGATATCGTGATTACGGAGGACGGCAATAAACGATTAACATTCGCAACGAAAGAGTTACTCATACTATAA
- the fabI gene encoding enoyl-ACP reductase FabI, with translation MVDLLKLKGKNIVIMGVANQRSLAWGVAESLQKAGANLIFTYRKERSVDRIRKLLADNDYEAKFMVECDVNEDESIAQAFQKIGKEVGTIHGVVHSLAFAHAEDLRADFIDTSRDGYAFAQDTSAYSLVAVAKQARPYMTEGGCIVTMSYLGAERVLDGYNVMGVAKAALEASVRYLANDLGKDGIRVNAISAGAVRTVSAKGVPSFNEILHKIEETAPLKRNITQEEVGNMTLAVLSDLSSGVTGETIYVDAGYHIMG, from the coding sequence ATGGTAGATTTATTAAAACTTAAAGGAAAAAATATCGTAATCATGGGTGTTGCGAACCAAAGAAGTTTAGCGTGGGGCGTAGCGGAGTCGTTGCAAAAGGCAGGGGCGAATTTAATTTTTACTTACCGAAAAGAACGTTCGGTGGATCGAATTCGAAAACTATTAGCTGATAATGATTATGAAGCGAAATTTATGGTGGAATGTGATGTAAATGAGGATGAAAGTATAGCGCAAGCATTTCAGAAAATCGGGAAAGAAGTCGGCACGATTCACGGTGTTGTCCATTCATTGGCATTTGCACATGCGGAAGATCTACGCGCTGACTTTATAGATACTTCAAGAGACGGGTATGCATTTGCTCAAGATACAAGTGCTTATTCCCTCGTTGCGGTTGCGAAACAAGCTCGTCCTTATATGACGGAAGGTGGCTGTATTGTCACGATGAGTTATTTAGGGGCAGAACGTGTGTTAGATGGCTATAATGTCATGGGTGTAGCGAAAGCGGCCCTTGAAGCATCTGTTCGTTATTTAGCGAATGATTTAGGGAAAGACGGTATTCGTGTCAATGCAATTTCCGCAGGTGCTGTACGAACAGTTTCTGCAAAAGGTGTACCATCATTTAATGAAATTCTTCATAAAATCGAAGAAACTGCACCACTTAAGCGTAATATAACGCAAGAGGAAGTTGGGAATATGACACTTGCTGTTCTAAGTGACTTATCTAGCGGCGTAACAGGCGAAACGATTTACGTCGACGCGGGCTATCATATTATGGGATAA
- a CDS encoding DUF1385 domain-containing protein produces MAKDKQTPTYGGQALIEGVMFGGKEHTVTAIRRKDDSIEYFHLPKKQHPLASKLKKIPFLRGIVALVESAGLGSKHLNFSSDRFDVMPGEEQEQPEEDSSKLAMVIGVAAVGVLSFLFSKFIFTLVPVFIAELFSAVAPGKAAQIFLESFFKLVLLLGYLALISMTPFIRRVFQYHGAEHKVINAFERGVPLTVENIQAQSRLHYRCGSSFILFTVIVGMFIYFLVPTDPLWLRVVNRILLIPVVLGISFEVLQLTNAVRNIPVLKFLGYPGLWLQLLTTKEPDDEQVEVAILSFEKLLEVEEHGVVALETPNVDKSETTAIPAQ; encoded by the coding sequence ATGGCAAAAGACAAGCAAACTCCAACATACGGGGGGCAAGCACTTATCGAAGGTGTGATGTTCGGTGGGAAAGAACATACCGTTACTGCGATTCGTCGAAAAGACGACTCTATTGAATATTTCCACTTGCCCAAAAAACAGCATCCACTTGCATCAAAGTTAAAAAAGATTCCCTTCCTGAGAGGAATTGTTGCGTTAGTCGAGTCTGCTGGGTTAGGTTCCAAGCATTTAAACTTTTCAAGCGATCGTTTTGATGTAATGCCCGGCGAGGAACAAGAACAACCTGAAGAAGATAGCTCAAAATTAGCAATGGTGATTGGGGTTGCAGCAGTCGGCGTTCTTTCCTTCCTTTTTAGTAAATTTATTTTTACTCTCGTACCAGTTTTTATTGCTGAACTCTTTAGTGCAGTAGCACCTGGAAAAGCTGCGCAAATTTTTTTAGAAAGCTTTTTTAAACTAGTCCTTTTACTTGGCTATCTGGCACTGATTTCGATGACCCCATTCATTAGAAGAGTCTTTCAATATCACGGCGCAGAACATAAAGTAATTAACGCATTTGAACGCGGAGTCCCGTTAACAGTTGAAAACATTCAAGCACAATCAAGACTACATTATCGTTGTGGAAGCAGTTTTATCCTCTTCACGGTGATTGTTGGGATGTTTATTTACTTTCTCGTGCCGACAGATCCGTTATGGCTCCGTGTAGTCAATCGAATTCTACTCATCCCGGTCGTTCTAGGGATATCTTTCGAAGTATTACAATTAACGAATGCAGTACGAAATATTCCTGTTTTAAAATTTCTAGGGTATCCGGGATTATGGTTACAATTATTAACTACGAAAGAACCTGATGATGAGCAAGTTGAGGTTGCTATTTTATCTTTTGAAAAGCTATTAGAAGTCGAAGAACATGGAGTAGTCGCATTGGAAACACCGAATGTAGACAAGTCAGAAACTACAGCTATTCCAGCACAATAA
- a CDS encoding rhodanese-like domain-containing protein: MDTLYIILGILVLIIVYVVISMLRLGKAVVNLTQEEFIEGYRKAQLIDVREPKDFEAGHILGARNLPYSQLRQRYKELRPDLPVYLYDQNGGKSARAALFLKKKNYEKLYHLNGGFRKWTGRIKSK, from the coding sequence TTGGACACACTTTATATTATTTTAGGAATTCTTGTACTTATCATCGTATATGTAGTAATTTCGATGTTACGACTTGGAAAAGCAGTCGTGAATCTAACACAAGAAGAATTTATTGAAGGGTATCGAAAAGCACAATTAATTGATGTTCGTGAACCGAAAGATTTTGAGGCGGGACATATTCTCGGTGCTCGTAACTTGCCATACTCTCAATTAAGACAGCGTTATAAAGAATTAAGACCAGATTTACCTGTGTATTTATATGACCAAAACGGTGGAAAAAGTGCGCGGGCCGCTTTATTTTTAAAGAAAAAAAACTATGAGAAATTGTACCATTTAAATGGCGGTTTCCGTAAATGGACAGGTCGTATTAAAAGTAAATAA
- a CDS encoding HNH endonuclease, producing MEKKCLNCSIVIKVKPSHYERKKYCSRKCKGEFQSRDLLFNQHLSKKQEVACSYCGKMILRKNCDIKKFVNLFCNRECNTLFKREIKTPGPPKVRITLHCQECNTPFEVIRSRQNAKFCSKNCLGKANGRRAKQELTKQVMVECSYCKKKFQKKPSVVRTLNFCTVNCMGTYYSEKQLFSGENSGTWNGGKIAYYGPNWLAQRRAARERDEFTCQKCGIGESQYGRELSVHHIIPFVIINDYLVANELSNLLSVCEPCHRIIHSGDNHPSKFKSIDDIV from the coding sequence ATGGAGAAAAAGTGTTTGAACTGTTCAATCGTTATTAAGGTGAAACCTAGCCACTATGAAAGAAAGAAGTATTGCTCGCGTAAGTGTAAAGGTGAATTTCAATCACGGGATTTATTATTCAACCAGCATCTTAGCAAAAAACAAGAAGTTGCTTGCAGTTATTGCGGAAAAATGATTCTAAGGAAAAACTGTGATATTAAAAAATTCGTAAACCTTTTTTGTAACAGGGAATGTAATACTCTGTTTAAGAGAGAAATAAAAACACCTGGACCGCCTAAAGTGCGGATTACACTTCACTGTCAAGAGTGCAACACCCCATTTGAAGTCATCAGAAGTAGACAGAATGCTAAATTCTGTAGTAAAAATTGCTTGGGGAAGGCAAACGGCAGAAGAGCAAAACAAGAGCTTACCAAACAAGTAATGGTTGAATGCAGCTATTGCAAAAAGAAATTCCAAAAGAAGCCTAGTGTTGTAAGAACTTTAAATTTCTGTACGGTGAATTGTATGGGAACGTATTATTCTGAGAAACAGCTATTTTCAGGAGAAAATAGCGGCACTTGGAATGGCGGGAAAATTGCATACTATGGTCCAAATTGGTTAGCGCAAAGAAGAGCTGCAAGAGAGCGAGACGAATTTACTTGTCAAAAATGTGGTATAGGAGAATCGCAATACGGTCGGGAATTATCTGTCCATCATATAATTCCATTCGTAATAATTAACGATTACTTGGTTGCAAATGAATTGAGTAATTTACTTAGCGTTTGTGAACCGTGTCACAGGATTATCCATTCTGGTGACAATCATCCTAGCAAATTTAAATCGATTGATGATATAGTCTGA
- a CDS encoding lipoate--protein ligase family protein, with product MEKRTWHYINSGKCSGSFNMAFDEALLEWHSKGEMGPVLRFYEWEPATLSIGYFQSVSKEIDMEQVRHHQLGFVRRPTGGRGVLHEHELTYSVIVTEDYPNMPETVTEAYRVISGGLLEGFRNLGLDASFSVPNSDEERQNLKKPGSAVCFDTPSWYELVVEGKKVAGSAQTRQKGVILQHGAILLSLDEEKLISLFKFKSEAVRDRMRIGLREKAVAIDQLAGRTVSPEEAEVAFSKGFEKALNIKLEPYELSDAQLQYVKKIEQKKYGNDDWTFRK from the coding sequence ATGGAAAAGAGAACTTGGCATTATATAAATTCAGGAAAATGTAGTGGGTCGTTTAATATGGCCTTTGACGAAGCGCTCTTAGAATGGCATAGTAAAGGTGAAATGGGTCCAGTGCTTCGGTTTTATGAATGGGAACCCGCGACATTATCAATTGGCTACTTTCAAAGTGTGTCAAAAGAAATCGATATGGAACAAGTACGTCATCATCAATTGGGATTTGTGAGAAGGCCTACAGGGGGAAGGGGCGTCCTACACGAACATGAACTTACATATAGCGTGATTGTAACTGAAGATTATCCAAATATGCCCGAAACCGTGACAGAAGCTTACCGTGTAATTTCCGGAGGTCTACTTGAAGGATTTCGTAATTTAGGACTAGATGCTAGTTTTTCGGTTCCGAACAGCGATGAGGAACGTCAAAACTTAAAAAAACCGGGTAGTGCTGTTTGTTTTGATACGCCAAGTTGGTATGAACTTGTTGTAGAAGGTAAAAAAGTTGCCGGAAGCGCACAAACAAGACAAAAAGGTGTTATTTTACAGCACGGGGCTATTCTATTAAGTTTGGATGAAGAAAAGTTAATCTCTCTCTTTAAATTTAAATCTGAAGCAGTACGAGATAGAATGAGGATTGGCTTACGAGAAAAGGCTGTAGCAATAGACCAATTGGCAGGCCGGACAGTATCCCCAGAAGAGGCTGAAGTGGCTTTTTCTAAAGGGTTTGAAAAAGCATTGAATATTAAATTGGAACCCTATGAACTATCAGATGCCCAGTTGCAATATGTAAAAAAGATTGAACAAAAGAAATATGGGAATGACGATTGGACATTCAGAAAATAA
- a CDS encoding acyl-CoA dehydrogenase family protein, with protein sequence MINLFVKTERQKIWLEKLYKLETKLKENAARTDELAIFPKDNIQALVDLGYTSITLPEVYGGAGLKVYDMVLLQETIASFDGNTGLSIGWNLGVVGDLFEKQSWEEDQLAYFAQEVKNGALVNRSVSEAITGSPARGGRPGTTAILKDGSWIINGRKSFTTASPVLTYFLTSAWIEVKQKIGFFLLHKDLDGLSIDETWDVISMRGTGSHDLVLENVTVNESKLVELPDKPSGKYNGWMLHIPACYLGIAQAARDYAVRFANEHTPNSLTGPISQLPNVQQHLGEIDLKLTQARHLIYSVAEAYDDETRRDLIINDIEVAKHTVTNAAIEVVDKAMRVVGAKSLGRANPLQRYYRDVRAGLHNPPMDDMTISRLAKSAIENVKNESVIQA encoded by the coding sequence ATGATCAATCTATTTGTAAAAACAGAACGTCAAAAAATTTGGTTGGAAAAGTTATATAAATTAGAAACTAAACTCAAGGAAAATGCAGCACGGACAGATGAGTTGGCAATCTTTCCAAAGGATAATATACAAGCGCTTGTAGACTTGGGGTATACGAGTATTACTTTGCCAGAAGTATATGGTGGGGCAGGCTTAAAAGTATATGATATGGTCTTGCTCCAAGAGACTATCGCTAGTTTTGATGGCAACACTGGCCTTTCAATCGGCTGGAATTTAGGGGTTGTCGGTGATTTGTTTGAGAAGCAATCATGGGAGGAAGATCAGCTCGCTTATTTCGCCCAAGAAGTAAAAAATGGTGCACTGGTCAATCGCTCTGTAAGTGAAGCAATCACAGGAAGTCCTGCGAGGGGTGGACGTCCAGGAACAACTGCCATTCTAAAAGATGGTTCGTGGATCATTAATGGACGCAAATCGTTTACGACAGCATCGCCAGTATTAACCTATTTCTTAACGTCGGCGTGGATTGAAGTAAAACAAAAAATTGGTTTTTTCCTTCTACATAAAGACTTAGATGGTTTATCCATTGATGAAACCTGGGATGTGATTTCAATGAGAGGCACAGGTAGTCATGATTTGGTGCTTGAAAATGTAACTGTTAATGAATCCAAACTTGTCGAACTGCCTGACAAACCGAGTGGGAAATATAATGGATGGATGCTTCATATCCCAGCTTGTTACTTAGGAATTGCGCAAGCAGCGCGTGATTATGCGGTCCGTTTCGCAAATGAGCATACCCCGAACAGTTTAACAGGGCCGATTAGTCAACTTCCGAATGTCCAGCAACATCTAGGAGAAATTGATTTGAAATTAACACAGGCGAGACATCTCATTTACAGTGTAGCGGAAGCTTATGATGATGAGACGCGCAGAGATTTAATCATAAATGATATAGAAGTAGCAAAACATACGGTGACAAATGCAGCAATTGAAGTTGTCGACAAAGCGATGAGAGTTGTTGGTGCTAAAAGTCTTGGGAGAGCAAATCCGTTACAACGCTATTACCGTGATGTTCGCGCAGGTTTGCATAATCCACCAATGGACGATATGACGATTAGTAGATTAGCGAAATCTGCTATTGAAAATGTAAAGAATGAAAGTGTTATCCAAGCGTAA
- the aroQ gene encoding type II 3-dehydroquinate dehydratase, translating into MNGPNLNRLGKREPTIYGRETLQDIENNLLKIAKEHAIQLSFFQSNTEGFLIDRIHEAADEGLDGIIFNPGAYTHYSIALRDAIASVGMDVIEVHISNIHNRESFRQQSVIAPVCIGQLTGFGTDGYSLALHAFLLRKKGE; encoded by the coding sequence ATGAATGGACCGAATTTAAATCGTCTTGGCAAAAGAGAACCAACGATTTATGGACGAGAAACGCTTCAAGATATAGAAAACAACTTATTGAAAATAGCGAAGGAACATGCAATTCAGCTATCATTTTTTCAGTCTAATACGGAAGGTTTCTTAATTGATCGCATTCATGAAGCTGCGGATGAAGGGCTAGATGGCATTATTTTCAATCCAGGCGCTTATACACATTATAGCATTGCTTTACGAGATGCCATTGCTTCTGTCGGAATGGATGTCATTGAAGTTCATATATCTAATATACATAACCGTGAATCATTCAGGCAGCAATCGGTTATTGCACCAGTCTGTATTGGGCAATTAACCGGATTTGGGACTGATGGATACTCATTGGCACTTCATGCTTTCCTCCTCCGAAAAAAGGGAGAATGA
- a CDS encoding transporter substrate-binding domain-containing protein has translation MKLIKSLQVAAFGTAIAALLIGCSSKGNERVEAEGDKDVRKVKVAYVQSSKPVTYTDENGNAAGYDVEVLKAVDELLPQYEFDFVGTSDDDLLVGVEQGKYQLGVKNAFWTEERTAKFIYPKEFVGLSSTGLVLKKENEAVKTLEDFASADFSLAPIAANNAQYTVIAEHNEAHPDNPVNLKAGDTFSIDVVQWVNEGRVDGAVIIEASFNRQVTAEDGPYHHLKDDVVYNEFAVIKTWPLFNKKEQELADAFDIALKQVKEQKIPNDLSKEFYGRDLFELLDTVER, from the coding sequence ATGAAATTGATAAAATCTTTACAAGTGGCTGCGTTTGGTACAGCGATTGCGGCTCTGTTGATTGGTTGCAGTTCAAAAGGGAATGAAAGAGTGGAAGCGGAGGGGGATAAAGATGTTCGAAAGGTGAAGGTGGCATATGTACAATCATCTAAACCGGTGACGTATACGGATGAAAATGGAAATGCCGCTGGTTATGATGTGGAGGTTTTGAAGGCTGTCGATGAATTACTTCCGCAATATGAATTCGACTTTGTTGGCACATCGGATGATGATTTATTAGTTGGCGTTGAACAAGGAAAATATCAATTAGGCGTTAAAAATGCTTTCTGGACTGAGGAAAGAACAGCGAAATTTATTTACCCAAAAGAGTTTGTGGGGCTTAGTAGTACTGGACTTGTATTGAAAAAGGAAAATGAAGCTGTTAAGACATTAGAAGATTTTGCATCAGCAGATTTTTCATTGGCCCCTATTGCTGCAAATAATGCTCAGTATACGGTCATTGCTGAACATAATGAAGCGCATCCTGATAATCCAGTGAACTTAAAAGCAGGAGATACCTTTTCAATCGATGTCGTTCAATGGGTTAACGAAGGTCGTGTAGATGGCGCTGTGATTATTGAAGCTTCTTTTAATAGGCAAGTCACTGCCGAAGATGGTCCATACCATCATTTGAAAGACGATGTCGTCTACAATGAATTCGCCGTCATTAAAACTTGGCCGCTGTTTAATAAAAAAGAACAAGAATTGGCAGATGCTTTTGATATAGCGCTTAAACAAGTGAAAGAGCAAAAGATTCCAAATGACTTAAGTAAAGAATTTTATGGAAGAGATTTATTTGAATTACTAGATACGGTCGAAAGATAA
- a CDS encoding amino acid ABC transporter permease has protein sequence MEKYFDSSYIWGAFPALIPFLKVTFMVAGFSVLFGTLFGLVLAVAKIGGNLFFKKLANGYTTILRCTPSIVLLFLVYYGIPAIGNNLGIDLNHIDKAIFVVVAFSLQFAAIMSEVIRSAYESIDKGQYEAGVSVGLSPFQVYRRIIFPQALVVAIPNFGNGVISLLQEGALAYTIGLIDVVGKAELIIASNYQTHALEIYLALAVIYWVLSIIIEQFFLKLERVFGRGKRSISAA, from the coding sequence GTGGAAAAGTATTTTGATTCATCCTATATATGGGGAGCGTTTCCGGCGCTTATCCCATTTTTAAAAGTGACTTTTATGGTGGCTGGATTTTCGGTCCTGTTTGGAACGCTATTTGGATTGGTGTTGGCTGTTGCCAAAATTGGCGGCAATCTGTTTTTCAAGAAACTAGCGAATGGGTATACGACGATTTTAAGATGTACGCCATCCATCGTATTGCTTTTTTTAGTTTATTATGGAATTCCTGCGATTGGAAATAACTTGGGAATCGATTTGAATCACATTGATAAAGCAATTTTCGTCGTCGTTGCCTTTTCTCTTCAATTCGCAGCGATTATGTCGGAGGTTATCCGATCAGCTTATGAATCGATCGATAAAGGACAATATGAAGCTGGCGTAAGTGTTGGGTTAAGTCCTTTTCAAGTGTATCGAAGAATTATTTTTCCACAAGCCTTAGTCGTTGCGATTCCAAACTTTGGGAATGGGGTAATTTCTTTGCTTCAGGAGGGGGCCTTGGCTTATACGATTGGATTAATCGATGTTGTCGGAAAGGCAGAGCTCATTATCGCTTCAAATTATCAGACGCATGCGTTAGAAATCTATCTTGCACTAGCAGTTATTTATTGGGTGCTATCTATTATAATTGAACAGTTTTTCTTGAAACTAGAAAGAGTTTTTGGAAGAGGAAAGCGATCAATTAGTGCGGCCTAA